Part of the Bacteroides sp. genome, GTCAAACTTGAAGTGCATCAGACCAACACCGCCGCCATAGAACTATACAAAGGCCTGGGCTTTCAGTATCTGGGCGATTACGATGTTTACATCATCCGCAAATACTGAAAAAAGGCCTGAGATTCAAATCGGTAGATCTGAAACCACAAGCCCGTTCTTTTGAACTTTGAACCTTAAACTTTGAACCTAAAAACTTCCCCGTTCTATTCTTTCCGGCTTTCCAGCAAAATGGCAAGCATTTTAATGGCCGCCTCGGCAATAACGGTTCCTGGGCCGAATACGCCCACCACTCCGGCATCGTAGAGGAACTGGTAGTCCTGTGGGGGGATTACCCCACCCACGATAACCATGATGTCATCGCGACCGAGGGCTTTCAGCTCTTCGATGATCTGGGGTGCGAGGGTCTTGTGCCCTGCGGCGAGACTTGAGACGCCCACGATGTGCACGTCGTTTTCCACGGCCTGGCGGGCAGCTTCCTTAGGGGTCTGGAACAGGGGTCCCATATCCACGTCAAAGCCCATATCGGCATATCCGGTGGCGACCACCTTGGCGCCACGGTCGTGACCATCCTGCCCCATCTTGGCAATCATAATGCGGGGGCGGCGTCCTTCGAGGGCGGCAAAATCATCGGCCATTTTGCGGGCTTTGGCAAACAGGTCGTTATTTTCAATTTCCATGGAATACACTCCTGATATAGAACGAATTACCGCCTGGTAGCGGCCAAATACTTTTTCGCAGGCCATACTGATCTCGCCCAGCGAAGCACGTTTGCGGGCGGCATCAACGGCCAGTTCGAGCAGGTTGCCCTCGCCCGTTTCACAGGCATGGGTAATGGCATCCAGTGCGTCCTGCACCTCCTGGTTGTTGCGGTCGGCGCGCAGTTTTTCCAGGCGCCTGATCTGTGAAGCCCGGACAGCAGTGTTATCCACATCGAGGATCTCGATGGGGTCTTCCTTCTCGCGGCGATACTTGTTTACGCCTACAATGATATCTTTCCCCGCGTCGATCCTGGCCTGTTTACGGGCGGCGGCTTCCTCGATGCGCATCTTGGGGATGCCGGTTTCGATGGCTTTGGCCATTCCTCCCAGGCTTTCAATCTCCTGGATGTGCTCCCAGGCACGATGGGCAATCTCGTGGGTGAGGGCCTCCACATAATAGGAGCCTGCCCAGGGATCGATGGCTTTGCATACGTTGGTTTCCTCCTGGATGTAAAGCTGGGTGTTGCGCGCAATGCGGGCCGAGAAGTCGGTGGGCAATGCAATGGCCTCATCGAGGGCGTTGGTGTGCAGCGACTGGGTGTGGCCCAGCACGGCGCCCATTGCTTCAATGGCCGTGCGTGCCACGTTGTTGAACGGATCCTGTTCCGTAAGGCTCCAGCCCGAGGTCTGCGAGTGGGTCCGCAAGGCAAGCGACTTGGGATTTTTCGGGTTGAACTGCTTGACGATCCTGGCCCACAACAGACGTGCAGCCCTCATCTTGGCAATTTCCATGAAGTGGTTCATTCCCACGGCCCAGAAGAACGACA contains:
- the scpA gene encoding methylmalonyl-CoA mutase encodes the protein MRPNFKHIAFQSETKDAAYASMREKQPAGQEWLTAEQIAVKPAYGPDDLLEMEHLNYAAGIAPYLRGPYSTMYVMKPWTIRQYAGFSTAEESNAFYRRNLAAGQKGLSVAFDLATHRGYDSDHERVVGDVGKAGVAIDSILDMKILFDQIPLDKMSVSMTMNGAVLPIMAFYIVAAEEQGVTMEKLSGTIQNDILKEFMVRNTYIYPPLPSMRIIADIFKFTSKNMPKFNSISISGYHMQEAGATCDIELAYTLADGLEYLRTGVNSGMDIDAFAPRLSFFWAVGMNHFMEIAKMRAARLLWARIVKQFNPKNPKSLALRTHSQTSGWSLTEQDPFNNVARTAIEAMGAVLGHTQSLHTNALDEAIALPTDFSARIARNTQLYIQEETNVCKAIDPWAGSYYVEALTHEIAHRAWEHIQEIESLGGMAKAIETGIPKMRIEEAAARKQARIDAGKDIIVGVNKYRREKEDPIEILDVDNTAVRASQIRRLEKLRADRNNQEVQDALDAITHACETGEGNLLELAVDAARKRASLGEISMACEKVFGRYQAVIRSISGVYSMEIENNDLFAKARKMADDFAALEGRRPRIMIAKMGQDGHDRGAKVVATGYADMGFDVDMGPLFQTPKEAARQAVENDVHIVGVSSLAAGHKTLAPQIIEELKALGRDDIMVIVGGVIPPQDYQFLYDAGVVGVFGPGTVIAEAAIKMLAILLESRKE